One Nocardioidaceae bacterium SCSIO 66511 genomic window carries:
- a CDS encoding gamma-glutamyl-gamma-aminobutyrate hydrolase family protein gives MTVSASIPRIRVLAPLYVPDASDEVRGLVDRLAVSALRLLSNAGAEVSVIDVSAAERLPVDVACTTDGVLLLGGGDIDPALYGAESGPNLYGVDRRADDYTIEVITAARRGGIPVLGICRGNQLINVAAGGTLYTDIADPALHHGVAPAQLFVDEAVTLAPDSWVSRLYGTDRLVVRSGHHQAIREVGTGLRTCAVADDGIVEGVEAESGWCVGVQWHPEDPDGPSVDAATIFKGFVEACGE, from the coding sequence ATGACTGTTTCCGCGTCCATCCCGCGCATTCGGGTGCTCGCGCCGCTTTATGTTCCGGATGCGTCCGATGAGGTCCGCGGCCTCGTCGACCGGCTTGCCGTCTCGGCGCTTCGGCTCCTGTCGAATGCGGGTGCAGAGGTGTCCGTGATCGACGTTTCGGCGGCCGAGCGTCTACCGGTCGACGTCGCATGTACGACCGACGGTGTGCTGTTGCTGGGCGGCGGAGACATCGACCCCGCCTTGTACGGAGCGGAATCCGGCCCCAACCTGTATGGCGTCGATCGGCGGGCCGACGACTACACCATCGAGGTCATCACCGCCGCCAGACGCGGAGGGATACCGGTCTTGGGGATCTGCCGTGGCAACCAGCTGATCAACGTCGCTGCCGGCGGAACTCTGTACACCGACATCGCCGACCCGGCCTTGCATCACGGGGTCGCTCCGGCACAGCTCTTCGTCGACGAGGCAGTGACGCTGGCGCCGGACTCATGGGTCTCGCGTCTCTACGGCACCGACCGCCTGGTCGTACGCTCCGGACACCACCAGGCGATACGTGAGGTCGGCACCGGCCTACGTACCTGTGCGGTGGCCGACGACGGAATCGTCGAGGGAGTCGAGGCCGAGTCCGGCTGGTGCGTCGGAGTGCAGTGGCATCCAGAGGACCCCGACGGCCCGTCCGTGGATGCGGCGACGATCTTCAAGGGCTTTGTCGAGGCGTGCGGAGAATGA
- a CDS encoding MarR family transcriptional regulator — translation MATEKLRELEDEAWRGFLLTHDSIWRALESGLAQVSVSMSEYSVLSLLGEAGRNGMRMSDLASRRLMSTGGFTRLADRLENRGLIERRRSLDDGRGSNAVLTKDGRALLRKAWRQQHADLRRLFFDRLDDDDLRALVRIWTRLGHAERP, via the coding sequence ATGGCGACCGAGAAGCTCCGCGAACTCGAGGACGAGGCATGGCGCGGCTTCCTGCTCACCCACGACTCGATCTGGCGCGCGCTCGAATCCGGCCTTGCTCAGGTGAGCGTGAGTATGTCGGAGTACAGCGTGCTCAGCCTGCTGGGCGAGGCGGGCCGTAACGGCATGCGTATGTCCGATCTCGCCTCTCGCCGGCTGATGTCGACCGGCGGATTCACCCGGCTCGCCGATCGTCTCGAGAACCGAGGACTCATCGAGCGCCGACGATCCCTCGACGACGGCCGCGGGAGCAATGCCGTGCTCACCAAGGACGGGCGCGCACTACTGCGCAAGGCATGGCGCCAGCAGCACGCAGATCTTCGACGGCTGTTCTTCGACCGACTCGACGATGACGACCTGCGGGCTCTTGTGCGTATCTGGACACGACTCGGACACGCCGAGCGGCCGTAG
- a CDS encoding LLM class flavin-dependent oxidoreductase: MTFEIGIMTFGEVTEDALTGHLPSPRQRVQETIEQARLADAVGLDLFAVGEHHRSDFVGSAPTILLAAAAEATKDIRLTSSVTVLSSEDPVRVWEQFATIDLLSAGRAEIIAGRGSYTESFPLFGYDLADYADLFREKLDLLLQIRERNPLTWSGEFRAPLVDADIAPRADGETIPIWVGVGGSPASAISTGRLGLPMAMALLLGPLRSHQQTIELYRGSAQQAGHDAMNLPVSINVHGFVGRTSQGARDTMYPYFAKGMADNNHQRGEGIRIPRPAFDAQATPQSGLLVGSSQEIIDKLMEYHRVYGLNRALIQMGFGGVPQRDHLDAIERLGTEVAPVVRREVDAIEGSAA, from the coding sequence ATGACGTTCGAGATCGGCATCATGACATTCGGGGAAGTGACCGAGGACGCGCTCACCGGGCACCTCCCATCGCCGCGGCAACGCGTGCAGGAGACGATCGAGCAAGCAAGGCTCGCCGACGCAGTGGGCTTGGACCTCTTCGCCGTCGGCGAGCATCACCGCAGCGACTTCGTCGGCTCTGCTCCCACCATCCTGCTCGCCGCCGCGGCCGAGGCCACGAAGGACATTCGGCTGACCAGTTCGGTGACCGTCCTCAGCTCGGAGGATCCGGTACGCGTGTGGGAGCAATTTGCGACCATCGACCTGCTCTCCGCGGGTCGAGCGGAGATCATCGCCGGACGCGGGTCGTACACCGAGTCCTTCCCGCTGTTCGGCTACGACCTGGCCGACTACGCCGACCTGTTTCGCGAGAAGCTGGACCTGTTGCTGCAGATCCGCGAGCGCAACCCGTTGACCTGGTCCGGTGAGTTCCGGGCACCTTTGGTCGACGCGGACATCGCGCCACGAGCCGATGGGGAGACGATCCCGATCTGGGTCGGGGTCGGCGGCTCACCGGCCTCCGCGATCAGTACGGGACGCCTCGGCCTCCCGATGGCCATGGCACTGCTCCTCGGGCCGCTCAGGTCACACCAGCAGACCATCGAGCTGTATCGGGGGTCGGCTCAGCAGGCGGGCCACGACGCGATGAATCTGCCCGTGAGCATCAACGTGCACGGCTTCGTCGGTCGTACGAGCCAGGGAGCGCGGGACACGATGTACCCGTACTTCGCGAAGGGCATGGCCGACAACAACCATCAACGTGGCGAGGGCATTCGCATCCCGAGGCCTGCATTCGACGCGCAGGCGACTCCGCAGTCCGGCCTGCTGGTCGGTAGCTCGCAGGAGATCATCGACAAGCTGATGGAGTACCACCGGGTCTACGGCCTGAACCGCGCCCTCATCCAGATGGGGTTCGGCGGTGTCCCGCAGCGCGATCACCTCGATGCGATCGAGCGGCTCGGCACCGAGGTTGCGCCGGTCGTCCGCCGCGAGGTGGACGCCATAGAGGGGAGCGCCGCATGA
- a CDS encoding DeoR/GlpR family DNA-binding transcription regulator, protein MSGFLSVPGLAEELGISDMTVRRDLRRLEGEGEVVMVHGGVRLPHAHLRSTEFVTRAQLRAAEKDLIARHAVRSVRTDDVVGIDAGTTTYPIVQALPSSFAGAVVTPSVPVVHALLGRPEVRVVGLGGDLHSASQAFVGPSAVEAAERLRVRTFFLAASAIDERGVYVETDVERPTKLALMAGAHQVVLLADHSKFERTAPVLLCPLERIDRVVTDAGTSDAQRASLTDAGIEVEVAT, encoded by the coding sequence GTGTCTGGGTTTCTTTCCGTTCCGGGACTCGCGGAAGAGCTCGGCATCTCCGATATGACGGTCCGCCGAGACCTACGCCGACTCGAGGGCGAAGGCGAGGTCGTGATGGTCCACGGCGGCGTTCGTCTCCCGCACGCGCATCTGAGGTCGACGGAGTTCGTCACGCGAGCACAGCTGCGAGCGGCGGAGAAGGACCTCATTGCACGGCACGCCGTACGGTCCGTACGCACCGACGACGTCGTCGGCATCGATGCGGGCACGACCACCTATCCGATCGTGCAGGCGCTGCCGTCGTCATTCGCGGGCGCCGTGGTCACGCCTTCCGTCCCGGTTGTCCATGCACTGCTCGGGCGACCCGAGGTCCGGGTCGTGGGGCTTGGTGGCGATCTGCACTCGGCGAGCCAGGCGTTCGTTGGTCCGTCGGCCGTCGAGGCCGCAGAGCGACTCCGGGTGCGTACGTTCTTCCTGGCCGCTTCGGCGATCGACGAGCGGGGCGTGTACGTCGAGACCGACGTCGAGCGGCCGACGAAACTCGCGCTGATGGCGGGGGCGCATCAGGTGGTGTTGCTGGCCGACCACAGCAAGTTCGAGCGCACCGCCCCGGTCTTGTTGTGTCCGTTGGAGCGGATCGACCGGGTCGTGACCGATGCCGGTACGTCAGACGCTCAGCGGGCGTCGCTGACCGATGCGGGCATCGAGGTCGAGGTGGCAACCTAG